The DNA sequence AGAAACGATTCACATAGGCAAATAACGCCATCATGGGAGGCTTGACAACGGTCTTGCGACGACTCTTGGACATCTTGACCAACACTTTGCCACAGTCTTCCTCGGACATGGTCTTCACCAGGGCACTTACAATCTTGGGGATGCGTTGCTCACTGATGGGATTATTGGCAAAATAAGGAGAGCTCACCTTCCCGAAAATGGCGATGGAAATATCGACCGGCATGCCGTAGGTATCCGCTTGAAGCGCTTTGGCAAGCCCCAACATGGCCCATCTCGCTGGAATGTAGCCAGTAGCTCCCGGAAAGTTGAAGTAGCAGGCGGCAGAATTCACGATGATCATCTGTCCCGATCCACGCTTACGCATCGCCTCAAAAAAAGCATGGCAGGTGTGGGCAGTCGCCAGATATGGGGATGCCATCGTGTCCCGGTAGTGTTGAGGATTTGCTTCCGAAAGGGACAGCCACTCCCCTGCCCCAGCACTGTTGATGATCAAATCGGGGACCCCTACTTCGGCCATGATCTGTTTGGCAGCAGCGTGGGCCTCATCCGGATCAGTCAAATCTGTGGAATAGGTATGTACCTTGGCTCCGGTCTGGCGGATTTCGTCAGCGGCATCGGCAAGCTTTTGGGGGTTTCGAGCCTGAATGA is a window from the Pontibacter sp. G13 genome containing:
- a CDS encoding SDR family NAD(P)-dependent oxidoreductase translates to MSTTPSLILITGGSSGIGKAAAIEFGRLGAEIIIQARNPQKLADAADEIRQTGAKVHTYSTDLTDPDEAHAAAKQIMAEVGVPDLIINSAGAGEWLSLSEANPQHYRDTMASPYLATAHTCHAFFEAMRKRGSGQMIIVNSAACYFNFPGATGYIPARWAMLGLAKALQADTYGMPVDISIAIFGKVSSPYFANNPISEQRIPKIVSALVKTMSEEDCGKVLVKMSKSRRKTVVKPPMMALFAYVNRFFPNLFNWLLRVTGENGNLSQQETTASGVSS